A window of Eubacteriaceae bacterium ES3 contains these coding sequences:
- a CDS encoding flippase codes for MDIEKSLAKNSIYNVAYRMLNVLFPLITATYISRVLFAQGVGQVSYAQNIVSYFTTIAALGIPNYGTREIAKLKGKKELTNSLFTELFTINFISTALCTTAYYLMIMSIEYFQRNINLYMIIGMAIIFNFINVEWLYQGVEEYGYIAKRSFAVKILTLVSILVFVRTENDISTYAAIYCIGIGGNNLFNIINLRKYGVKVTVREVHLKKHLKPVLILLASAIAVELYTMVDTTMIGILCSDENVGYYTNAMKLIKILISVITAIGGVLLPRLSYYNIQGNIDGCSKIVNKVLSILIYFFVPSEIGILLVAGQIMPLLFGSSFEPGVTTLRIASLLICTLGFSNLFGTQILLTFGAEKKLLFCTIFGAIVNVILNAFLIQKFAQNGAALASVVSESIVTLLAILFSSRYISIDLDKKFLLSIAFSTVGMAIVVGSIQITQLSDILKLFISVVLGGSIYFLLSILTKNAVVFELLKLIKKKIR; via the coding sequence ATGGATATAGAAAAATCATTGGCGAAAAATTCAATATATAATGTTGCATATAGAATGTTAAATGTGCTTTTTCCTTTAATAACAGCAACCTATATTTCACGTGTATTATTTGCCCAGGGTGTTGGCCAGGTTTCATATGCACAGAATATTGTATCCTATTTTACTACAATAGCGGCACTTGGTATTCCGAATTATGGTACTAGAGAGATTGCAAAATTAAAAGGCAAAAAAGAACTAACAAATTCACTATTCACAGAGTTATTTACAATAAATTTTATCTCAACAGCTTTATGCACAACTGCTTACTATTTAATGATAATGTCAATTGAATATTTTCAAAGAAATATCAATCTTTATATGATTATAGGAATGGCTATTATATTTAATTTTATTAATGTTGAATGGCTGTATCAAGGGGTTGAAGAATATGGTTATATAGCGAAGCGTAGTTTCGCAGTAAAAATTCTTACTTTAGTCTCTATTTTAGTATTTGTTAGAACTGAAAATGATATTTCGACTTACGCTGCTATTTATTGCATTGGAATAGGTGGGAATAATCTTTTTAATATTATTAACTTGAGAAAGTATGGAGTAAAAGTAACTGTACGGGAGGTACACCTAAAAAAGCACTTAAAACCAGTTCTAATTTTGTTGGCTTCGGCAATTGCAGTTGAACTTTATACAATGGTTGATACAACAATGATTGGTATTTTGTGTTCAGATGAAAATGTAGGCTATTACACAAATGCAATGAAATTAATAAAGATTTTAATTAGCGTTATTACTGCGATAGGTGGTGTATTACTTCCTAGATTAAGCTATTATAATATACAAGGGAATATTGATGGATGCTCAAAAATCGTCAATAAGGTTTTGTCAATATTGATATATTTTTTTGTCCCTTCAGAAATTGGTATATTATTAGTAGCTGGTCAAATCATGCCGTTGCTTTTTGGTAGTTCATTTGAACCAGGTGTTACTACACTTAGAATAGCTAGCTTACTCATATGCACATTAGGTTTTAGTAATTTGTTTGGAACACAAATTTTACTAACATTTGGTGCAGAGAAAAAATTGTTATTTTGTACGATTTTTGGGGCTATTGTTAATGTTATACTAAATGCTTTTTTAATTCAAAAGTTTGCACAAAATGGTGCGGCACTTGCTTCTGTTGTTAGTGAGTCGATTGTTACACTATTGGCAATTTTGTTTTCTTCTAGATATATTTCAATTGATTTAGATAAAAAGTTTCTATTATCAATTGCGTTCTCAACAGTAGGTATGGCGATAGTAGTCGGTAGTATTCAAATTACACAATTAAGTGATATTCTAAAATTATTTATATCGGTAGTATTAGGGGGATCGATATATTTTCTTCTAAGTATATTAACCAAGAATGCAGTTGTATTTGAATTGTTGAAATTAATCAAAAAAAAAATTAGATAA
- a CDS encoding EAL domain-containing protein, which produces MGFKLKLCIFMIIIVSSSIILMGVVNTYKSSELTRNILEQSAIDISTSESRTISGLIDMELKLPEYLTKDTNVISLLDNPDSDDLEANVVALFQDYFDERDNLDGIFIADANGIILTGLNPLTKGLDLSYRSYDQKVMTEKVSVISETLVSQKDNRMIVVVAHPVFSQSDQQIKGFIGTVIYADSLAKYLYDISLTGIETSFVYLVDENGNYIYSPDEDHIGQTVEIPEIQTLLSNETEKSSATICEYETTDGKMIAACSIIPETNWLLVVSGNMDELQEPIRKTNFFIVGVGIIIAIIAALVILYATQYLTQPVIKDLEEKNTSLERLNEELFESKSSLHKKNKLFEIIMEASNDGIWYMELSEGKPDYTNAMSHMKSKNLKTITETEWHEYVHPDDRIHTMETFDLFIKGSFDLYEGTYRLLSADNTYQWIRSKGKAFYDESGKRYILAGVHTDIDKLKKQEEQLNFLAHHDTLTQLPNRSLLMDRLSMAIEEAAQNMSHIAILFIDIDNFKHINDSMGHATGDLLLKQTADVIRKCIRATDIAARFGGDEFVVIFQNIKNIHTIHVLTEKLKNVFLLPFHIDDADIFINISIGVTVYPMDGLSAEELLTNADMAMYKAKQNGKNRIDFFNSSMKEDIIHRVELERRMPLALTNSEFVLYYQPQFRIANDEVRGFEALLRWNDPVNGKVSPNEFIPIAEDNGFIIPLGQYVLREACRTMKRWKDTFAFTGVMSVNVSYIQLRMNDFSDFIHRTVKEFELQPEDIELEITESVLIDSFDLVISKLNDFRNAGFKIALDDFGTGYSSLSYLKSLPLDTLKIDKSFIQEITVDSKSADIIESIIQLIHKLDIETIAEGVETKEQYQYLKNANCNHVQGYIKSRPIPADQIDTLIFGS; this is translated from the coding sequence ATGGGATTTAAACTTAAACTTTGTATTTTCATGATTATTATTGTAAGCAGCTCAATCATATTAATGGGTGTCGTCAATACTTATAAATCTTCTGAGCTCACCAGAAACATTCTTGAGCAATCTGCCATTGATATATCCACATCAGAAAGCAGAACGATCAGTGGCCTGATCGATATGGAATTGAAGCTTCCAGAATACCTTACCAAAGATACAAACGTGATATCGCTTCTGGACAACCCTGATTCTGATGATCTTGAAGCGAATGTCGTTGCCTTATTTCAGGATTATTTTGATGAACGTGATAATCTGGATGGCATTTTTATTGCAGATGCAAATGGGATTATCCTGACAGGTCTCAATCCGCTGACCAAAGGCCTGGATTTGTCTTATCGCAGTTATGACCAGAAAGTTATGACAGAAAAGGTCAGTGTGATTAGTGAAACCCTGGTTTCGCAAAAAGATAACCGGATGATCGTTGTTGTTGCCCACCCGGTTTTCTCTCAATCCGACCAACAGATAAAAGGATTTATTGGGACTGTCATTTATGCTGACAGTCTTGCAAAATATCTATATGATATTTCCTTAACAGGGATTGAGACAAGTTTTGTCTATCTTGTTGATGAAAATGGAAATTATATATATTCTCCTGATGAAGATCATATCGGTCAGACTGTCGAAATACCTGAAATTCAGACATTGCTGTCAAATGAAACAGAAAAATCCTCTGCTACGATATGCGAATACGAGACAACGGACGGGAAAATGATTGCTGCCTGCAGTATCATTCCCGAAACGAACTGGTTACTGGTTGTCTCCGGGAATATGGATGAGCTGCAAGAGCCAATAAGAAAAACGAATTTCTTTATCGTAGGTGTCGGGATTATCATCGCTATCATTGCTGCACTTGTTATCTTATATGCGACACAGTATCTGACACAACCTGTCATTAAAGATCTGGAAGAAAAGAACACTAGTTTAGAACGTTTGAATGAAGAGCTTTTTGAAAGTAAGAGTTCTTTACATAAAAAGAATAAACTTTTTGAAATTATCATGGAAGCCAGCAATGATGGTATATGGTATATGGAACTATCCGAAGGAAAACCGGATTATACAAACGCCATGTCACACATGAAAAGTAAGAATTTAAAGACAATAACTGAAACTGAGTGGCATGAATATGTTCATCCGGATGATCGTATTCATACAATGGAAACCTTCGATTTGTTTATAAAAGGTTCTTTTGACCTGTACGAGGGAACATACCGATTACTCTCCGCAGATAATACTTACCAATGGATTCGCTCAAAAGGTAAAGCTTTTTATGACGAATCCGGGAAACGTTATATCCTGGCAGGCGTTCATACCGATATTGATAAATTAAAAAAACAGGAAGAACAATTAAATTTTCTTGCTCACCATGATACACTCACCCAACTGCCTAATCGAAGCCTTTTAATGGACAGACTATCCATGGCTATTGAGGAAGCGGCGCAGAATATGAGCCATATAGCCATTCTGTTTATAGATATAGATAATTTTAAACATATAAATGACAGTATGGGGCATGCAACAGGTGATCTGCTTTTAAAACAGACTGCAGATGTCATCAGAAAATGCATCAGGGCGACTGATATTGCTGCACGGTTCGGCGGTGATGAATTTGTTGTGATTTTTCAGAATATAAAAAACATTCACACTATTCACGTCCTTACAGAAAAATTAAAAAATGTGTTTCTGCTTCCATTTCACATAGATGACGCGGACATATTTATTAATATCAGCATTGGTGTCACTGTTTATCCTATGGATGGTTTATCTGCTGAAGAACTGCTTACCAATGCCGATATGGCCATGTACAAAGCAAAGCAAAATGGTAAAAATAGAATTGATTTTTTCAACAGTTCGATGAAAGAAGATATTATCCATCGCGTGGAACTGGAGCGGAGAATGCCCCTTGCCTTAACTAACAGTGAGTTTGTACTTTATTATCAGCCACAATTTAGAATCGCTAATGACGAAGTCCGTGGTTTTGAAGCACTGCTGCGCTGGAATGACCCTGTCAATGGCAAGGTTTCACCAAATGAGTTTATCCCGATTGCTGAAGATAACGGCTTTATCATCCCATTAGGACAATATGTATTAAGGGAGGCCTGTCGAACCATGAAGCGCTGGAAAGATACATTTGCTTTTACCGGTGTGATGTCTGTCAATGTTTCTTATATACAGCTTCGTATGAATGACTTTTCCGATTTTATTCATCGAACGGTTAAAGAATTTGAACTGCAGCCTGAAGACATTGAGCTGGAAATTACAGAAAGTGTGCTGATTGATTCATTTGATTTGGTCATTTCAAAACTCAATGATTTTAGAAATGCAGGCTTTAAAATTGCGTTGGATGATTTTGGGACCGGTTATTCATCGCTGTCTTATTTAAAGAGCCTGCCTTTGGATACCTTAAAAATTGATAAGTCTTTTATTCAGGAGATTACGGTCGATTCCAAAAGCGCAGATATTATCGAGTCCATTATCCAGTTAATACATAAACTGGATATAGAAACAATAGCCGAAGGTGTTGAAACCAAAGAACAGTATCAGTATCTGAAAAACGCAAACTGCAACCATGTTCAGGGATACATAAAAAGCAGGCCAATACCAGCCGATCAAATTGATACGCTGATATTTGGTTCTTGA
- the istB gene encoding IS21-like element helper ATPase IstB has translation MLDNEISECCRKLRLSRNLAELAQTAEGDSHQEYLYRILSEELQYREISRTEKLVNSAGFYSRQTFEGYRFDEIMLPADLTPESLKSLAFINDHKNIIMYGGTGTGKTMLSTALGVAACLQGIPVKFFRTAALVNKLSEAKAAGTLTAFLKKLNKAELLILDEYGYVPLDRTGSQLLFEIISDCYQNRSIILNTNLEFSRWVNVLYDEQMTAAMLDRLLHHCHLILFPGPSNRMRESSINDLYRSISENQPKN, from the coding sequence ATGCTTGACAATGAAATCTCTGAATGCTGCCGGAAACTGCGTCTCAGCCGGAACCTGGCCGAATTGGCTCAGACTGCCGAAGGTGACAGTCATCAGGAATATCTGTACCGGATTCTCAGCGAGGAACTCCAGTATCGGGAGATCTCCCGGACTGAAAAGCTGGTCAACAGTGCCGGATTCTACAGCCGTCAGACTTTTGAAGGCTACCGCTTTGACGAAATCATGCTGCCTGCGGATCTGACCCCTGAAAGCCTGAAATCACTTGCTTTTATTAATGACCACAAAAATATCATCATGTACGGCGGTACCGGAACCGGTAAAACCATGTTGTCAACCGCCCTTGGTGTGGCAGCCTGCCTTCAGGGTATACCAGTTAAATTTTTTCGAACAGCGGCACTGGTCAATAAGCTTTCTGAAGCAAAAGCAGCCGGAACATTGACTGCTTTTCTTAAAAAACTGAATAAAGCTGAGTTGCTTATTCTCGATGAATATGGCTATGTGCCGCTGGATCGGACGGGCTCCCAGCTGCTGTTTGAGATTATCTCCGACTGTTATCAGAACAGAAGTATTATTCTTAATACCAATCTGGAATTTTCCCGATGGGTCAATGTCCTTTATGATGAACAGATGACGGCTGCCATGCTGGATCGGTTGCTGCATCACTGTCATCTGATTTTATTCCCGGGTCCCAGTAACCGGATGCGAGAATCCAGCATTAATGACTTATATCGATCGATTTCGGAGAATCAGCCGAAAAACTGA
- a CDS encoding O-antigen polymerase, producing MYSFITILVCTITVTYLLFGTKHFYHPLLIFNVCWAFILFLESFHFYELYKSSESIYWYILCGVLAINIGFFVWDYRRKRNKTIFKIGRQYLNTATYSINIPRYKMLYVLAILCIIYYLGSVILTFYYLYSGISLAEIRSIVQDSTSAYNLFNQNKFLNAISILFLVPGAAVVQVVGAMDFWFGKREKKLFFLAVILAVMSSIGEGGRTSLVNMCIYMLLGYYLSGVSLKNKAQISVAKMKKRKRLILGAVTIGVIFLIWFSVSRAGQTLYKELYLYFSMQPYMFDIWAKRADLEGIFGYGETSLNGFSFAVLYIFKNLFGIDFPTHWQSVYDLIRATDSEWQIITATFSKANAYVGIFWFFYVDGRLFGILIGMFLYGVYLAHSYNDAIKYTNVKTAAIYSFIFQGLVWSFIRFPFSNIYYAIAFLMLIFLAFKSVKREV from the coding sequence ATGTACTCATTTATAACGATTTTAGTTTGTACGATAACAGTAACATATTTATTATTTGGGACTAAACATTTCTATCATCCTTTGCTTATATTTAATGTATGTTGGGCTTTTATCTTATTCTTGGAATCGTTTCATTTCTACGAACTTTATAAGTCTTCAGAAAGTATATATTGGTATATTCTTTGTGGTGTTTTGGCAATAAATATTGGTTTTTTTGTTTGGGATTATAGAAGAAAACGCAATAAGACGATATTTAAAATAGGTAGGCAGTACCTTAATACAGCTACATATTCAATTAATATACCTAGGTATAAAATGCTATATGTACTAGCTATTTTATGTATTATATATTATTTGGGTTCAGTAATATTGACTTTTTACTATTTGTATTCTGGGATAAGCTTAGCTGAAATACGTAGTATAGTGCAGGATAGTACAAGCGCGTATAATCTATTTAATCAAAATAAATTTCTAAATGCAATATCTATACTTTTTCTTGTGCCTGGAGCTGCAGTTGTTCAAGTAGTAGGGGCTATGGATTTTTGGTTTGGTAAACGCGAAAAGAAACTTTTTTTTCTAGCTGTAATACTGGCAGTAATGAGTTCGATTGGCGAGGGTGGAAGAACATCACTTGTAAACATGTGTATATATATGCTGTTAGGGTATTACCTCTCTGGTGTAAGTTTAAAAAATAAAGCCCAAATATCTGTAGCGAAAATGAAAAAAAGAAAACGTCTAATTCTTGGGGCAGTAACTATAGGTGTAATATTTCTTATATGGTTTTCGGTTTCAAGAGCTGGACAAACATTATATAAGGAGCTCTATTTGTATTTTTCGATGCAACCTTATATGTTTGATATTTGGGCAAAAAGAGCTGATTTAGAAGGGATTTTTGGATACGGTGAAACATCTTTAAATGGTTTTAGTTTTGCTGTTTTATATATATTCAAAAATTTGTTTGGCATTGATTTTCCAACACATTGGCAAAGTGTATATGATTTGATACGTGCAACTGATAGCGAATGGCAGATTATAACTGCAACGTTTTCAAAGGCAAACGCTTATGTTGGTATATTTTGGTTTTTTTATGTAGATGGAAGGTTGTTTGGGATTCTTATAGGAATGTTTCTTTATGGTGTTTATTTGGCACATTCATATAATGATGCAATAAAATATACAAATGTGAAGACTGCTGCTATATATAGTTTTATATTTCAAGGTCTAGTATGGTCGTTTATACGTTTTCCATTTTCAAATATATATTATGCAATTGCATTTTTAATGTTGATATTTTTAGCATTTAAGTCTGTAAAACGAGAGGTGTAG
- a CDS encoding ATP-binding protein, producing the protein MMNNDTLRKLKHMRLPVFAQIYQDQLEDEMAYLSMSFQERLALMVDAEFDSRHNNNIKRLIKEAKFNNSAAFLGNIEYLPDRHLNRELLESLATNEYIRQGLNVILVGATGCGKTYISNALGVNACQSGYKTRYIRLPDLFSAFEAARIQGKYHHLLNQYKKCSLMILDEFLLVPTTDTEQRDLLELVECRCDQASIIICSQLTAEGWHERLGGGALADSILDRIVPSAYSMIIDGDVSMRWRKRTIK; encoded by the coding sequence ATGATGAATAACGATACGCTAAGAAAGCTGAAACATATGCGTTTGCCGGTTTTTGCGCAAATTTACCAGGACCAGCTTGAAGATGAAATGGCCTATCTTTCAATGTCTTTTCAGGAAAGACTGGCTCTGATGGTTGATGCGGAGTTTGATTCCCGACATAATAACAATATTAAACGGCTTATCAAGGAGGCGAAATTCAACAACTCAGCAGCATTTCTTGGTAATATCGAATATCTGCCGGATCGCCATTTAAACCGTGAATTGCTGGAAAGTCTGGCCACTAATGAATACATCCGTCAGGGGCTGAACGTCATTCTTGTCGGAGCCACCGGTTGCGGAAAAACCTATATTTCCAATGCCCTCGGGGTAAACGCCTGTCAGTCCGGTTACAAGACCCGGTATATTCGTTTGCCGGATCTCTTTAGCGCCTTTGAAGCTGCCCGTATTCAGGGGAAGTATCATCATCTTCTCAATCAGTATAAAAAATGTTCTCTGATGATTCTGGATGAGTTTCTGCTTGTCCCAACTACAGATACTGAGCAGCGGGATCTTCTGGAACTTGTGGAATGTCGTTGTGATCAGGCATCCATTATTATCTGTTCACAGCTAACTGCCGAAGGCTGGCATGAACGTTTAGGTGGTGGTGCGCTGGCTGATTCAATTCTTGACCGCATTGTTCCATCTGCTTATTCAATGATTATTGATGGCGATGTTTCAATGCGCTGGCGAAAACGAACCATTAAATAA
- the istA gene encoding IS21 family transposase — MSKEKQILQLRLKGFSQRRIADTLKVSRNTVSKVVKAWEAHPIDDPEFQAIDESKLHSHLFPEEEKIPVMVPPDYDYIHKELLRNGVTLKLLWEEYVDTCRQTGKPPYMYSQFCKLYQDHVSQNRLTMHIHHKPGDKIMVDWAGSTMPLYDQVTGASCKVYLFVATLPFSMYCFARACLTMKEEDWINAHISMYDYFGASTRLLIPDNLKVGVLSHKKHEDPVINRAYQELADHYHTALLPARILSPKDKAAVEGSVGLLTSHVIGRLRNRQFFKLEEMNQAIDKELEEFNHSDFQKKEGSRYSVFEEEELPFMQSLPRFPYEFAQWKTATVQMNYHVSIDHQYYSTPYEYVRKKVDLRYTKNIIEVFYKGTRLCSHKRLYGRRGQYSTNVDHMPINHQLYSEWDSDRFLKWAEGIGPSTREVVQKLFASYRVEEQAYKGCLSLLKLADHYTNIRLENACSVALEHIPNPRYKNIRLILEAGQDSASVKNQTKSEPSSSETINKYAYVRGSAYYGGDHDE, encoded by the coding sequence ATGTCCAAAGAAAAACAAATTTTGCAGCTCCGCCTTAAAGGATTCAGCCAGCGAAGAATTGCGGATACTTTAAAAGTATCCCGAAACACGGTATCCAAGGTGGTCAAAGCATGGGAAGCTCATCCAATTGATGATCCGGAGTTCCAGGCAATTGATGAATCAAAGTTACACAGCCATCTGTTTCCGGAAGAAGAAAAAATTCCAGTGATGGTACCTCCTGACTATGATTACATCCACAAAGAATTGCTGAGAAATGGGGTGACCTTAAAACTGCTGTGGGAAGAATACGTTGATACCTGTCGGCAGACAGGCAAGCCGCCTTATATGTATTCTCAATTCTGCAAGCTATATCAGGATCATGTCAGTCAGAACCGTCTAACGATGCACATTCACCATAAGCCAGGCGACAAAATCATGGTTGACTGGGCAGGCTCGACCATGCCGCTATATGATCAGGTTACGGGTGCAAGCTGCAAGGTATATCTCTTTGTTGCAACGCTGCCGTTTAGTATGTACTGTTTTGCAAGAGCCTGTCTGACGATGAAGGAAGAAGACTGGATTAATGCCCACATCAGTATGTATGACTACTTTGGAGCGTCAACACGGCTGCTCATCCCCGACAATCTGAAAGTTGGAGTGCTGAGCCATAAAAAGCATGAAGATCCAGTCATCAACCGGGCTTATCAGGAACTGGCGGATCATTATCATACGGCTCTGCTGCCAGCTCGAATCTTATCGCCAAAAGACAAAGCTGCTGTGGAGGGCTCAGTTGGTCTGCTGACCAGTCATGTAATTGGAAGACTCCGTAACCGTCAGTTTTTCAAACTGGAGGAGATGAATCAGGCGATTGATAAAGAACTGGAAGAATTCAATCATTCTGATTTTCAAAAAAAGGAGGGTTCCCGCTACTCTGTCTTCGAGGAAGAAGAACTACCCTTTATGCAGTCGCTTCCCAGATTCCCCTATGAGTTTGCCCAATGGAAAACAGCAACGGTGCAGATGAACTACCACGTTTCAATTGACCATCAGTATTATTCGACGCCGTATGAATATGTCCGAAAGAAAGTGGATCTACGTTATACCAAAAATATCATTGAAGTTTTCTACAAAGGAACCCGTCTTTGCAGTCACAAGCGGCTATACGGACGACGAGGCCAGTATTCAACTAATGTGGATCATATGCCGATCAACCACCAGCTTTACAGTGAATGGGATTCAGACCGTTTTTTAAAATGGGCCGAAGGTATTGGTCCGTCAACCAGAGAAGTGGTCCAAAAGTTGTTTGCTTCTTATCGTGTTGAAGAACAGGCTTACAAGGGGTGTCTGTCTCTGTTAAAACTGGCTGATCATTATACAAACATTCGTCTGGAAAATGCCTGCAGCGTCGCACTTGAACATATTCCCAATCCACGGTACAAGAATATTAGACTGATTCTGGAAGCAGGGCAGGATTCAGCCAGCGTTAAAAATCAAACCAAATCTGAACCATCATCTTCTGAAACGATCAACAAATATGCTTATGTTCGTGGCTCAGCTTATTATGGAGGTGACCATGATGAATAA
- a CDS encoding glycosyltransferase, giving the protein MKLAYVILHYLAGKDTIECAKSILSATIESEHETIIIIVDNGSTNESYFEIQKAFTCNKQVILLHSDENIGFARGNNIGFCYAKRTYQADFIVQLNNDTIVRQKDFNEVIIRKFDEKQYSVLGPDIMTADGFHQNPGSKQTWNYKELMLYVIKKRVRIALSYIHMDFLLSKAIESVKEIYHVESCTGDVLNTILHGACFVFSPLFISQFDGLYEETFLYWEEDILKLQADFYGFVMLYSSELYIYHKEDIATNMVKGSTDIKTRRKYKRLIESAKVYRNLKRNLMLKKKLNNEVD; this is encoded by the coding sequence ATGAAATTAGCTTATGTTATCCTGCATTATTTAGCGGGTAAAGATACAATTGAATGTGCTAAATCTATCCTTAGTGCAACAATAGAATCAGAACATGAAACTATAATAATAATTGTTGATAATGGGAGTACAAATGAATCTTATTTCGAAATTCAAAAAGCTTTCACGTGTAATAAACAAGTCATACTATTGCACAGCGATGAAAATATCGGATTTGCGAGGGGGAATAATATTGGATTTTGCTATGCTAAACGTACTTACCAAGCGGATTTTATAGTTCAATTAAATAATGATACAATTGTGAGACAAAAGGACTTTAATGAGGTAATAATTAGAAAGTTTGATGAAAAACAGTATTCTGTATTAGGCCCTGATATAATGACTGCAGATGGTTTTCATCAAAATCCAGGTAGTAAACAAACATGGAACTATAAAGAATTAATGTTATATGTAATTAAAAAACGTGTAAGAATTGCTTTAAGTTATATACACATGGATTTTCTTTTGTCTAAGGCGATAGAGTCTGTAAAAGAAATATACCATGTCGAATCATGTACTGGTGATGTTTTAAATACTATTTTGCATGGTGCGTGCTTTGTTTTTTCACCTCTGTTTATTAGTCAATTTGATGGTTTATATGAAGAAACCTTTCTTTATTGGGAAGAGGATATTTTAAAGCTACAAGCGGATTTTTATGGCTTTGTAATGTTATATAGCAGCGAACTTTATATATATCATAAAGAAGATATTGCAACGAATATGGTAAAAGGCTCGACGGATATAAAAACACGAAGAAAGTATAAACGACTAATAGAGTCAGCAAAAGTTTATAGGAATTTAAAAAGAAATTTGATGTTGAAGAAAAAATTAAACAATGAAGTTGATTAG
- the glf gene encoding UDP-galactopyranose mutase, with protein MYDYLIVGSGLYGAIFAHEAKAVGKSVLVIDKRPNIAGNVYTEEIEGINVHKYGAHIFHTNNKIVWNYITQFAEFNRFTNSPVANYKGELYSMPFNMYTFNKMWGVVSPEEAETKINEQRAEISGEPKNLEEQAISLVGRDIFEKLIKGYTEKQWGRDCKELPPFIIKRLPVRLTFDNNYFNALYQGIPMGGYTKMVENLLEGIEVKLNTDYLKNKTELEHIAQKVVYTGPIDGYFNYSLGNLEYRSVCFENELLDIPNFQGNAAVNYTDRETPWTRIIEHKWFEFGKDSKGNDLLKTVISREYSSEWKPGDEPYYPVNDEKNSKLYEAYKKMAEAEQNVIFGGRLGEYKYYDMDQVIAAVLDLCKRELM; from the coding sequence ATGTATGACTATTTAATTGTAGGTTCAGGCCTTTATGGTGCAATTTTTGCACACGAAGCAAAAGCTGTGGGTAAATCAGTTTTGGTTATAGACAAAAGACCAAACATTGCAGGTAATGTTTATACTGAAGAAATTGAAGGGATAAATGTGCACAAGTATGGGGCTCATATTTTTCACACAAACAATAAAATAGTTTGGAATTACATTACGCAGTTTGCGGAATTTAATCGGTTTACCAATTCACCGGTAGCAAATTATAAAGGTGAACTTTATTCGATGCCCTTTAATATGTACACGTTCAATAAAATGTGGGGCGTTGTGTCACCAGAGGAAGCAGAAACTAAAATAAATGAACAGCGTGCAGAGATTAGTGGAGAACCGAAGAATCTGGAAGAACAGGCAATTTCTTTAGTTGGTCGTGACATTTTCGAAAAACTGATAAAAGGATATACCGAAAAGCAATGGGGGCGGGATTGTAAAGAACTTCCGCCGTTTATTATTAAGCGGCTACCGGTTCGATTAACTTTTGATAATAACTACTTTAACGCACTTTATCAGGGTATACCAATGGGTGGTTATACCAAAATGGTTGAAAATCTGCTGGAAGGAATTGAGGTAAAGCTTAATACAGATTATTTGAAAAATAAGACTGAGTTAGAGCACATTGCCCAAAAAGTAGTTTATACTGGGCCAATTGATGGGTATTTCAACTATTCTTTAGGAAATCTTGAATATCGTTCTGTGTGTTTTGAAAACGAACTTTTGGATATACCAAATTTTCAAGGCAATGCTGCTGTAAATTATACCGATAGAGAAACACCTTGGACACGAATTATTGAACATAAATGGTTTGAGTTTGGTAAAGATTCGAAAGGAAATGATCTTCTAAAAACGGTAATTAGTAGAGAATACAGTTCAGAGTGGAAGCCTGGTGATGAGCCATATTATCCGGTAAATGACGAGAAAAACAGTAAGTTGTATGAAGCGTACAAAAAAATGGCAGAAGCAGAGCAAAATGTGATCTTTGGCGGTCGACTTGGTGAATATAAATATTATGATATGGATCAAGTGATTGCAGCTGTATTAGATTTATGTAAAAGGGAATTAATGTAA